A single region of the Drosophila miranda strain MSH22 chromosome 2, D.miranda_PacBio2.1, whole genome shotgun sequence genome encodes:
- the LOC108156038 gene encoding phospholipid-transporting ATPase ID isoform X6 — protein sequence MGTKTQPQQAKENERRIRANDKEFNLQYKYHNNYIKTSKYSVFTFLPFNLLEQFQRLANFYFLCLLVLQLIPAISSLTPVTTAIPLIGVLTLTAVKDAYDDIQRHLSDSQVNNRKSKTLRNGKLVDAKWSEVQVGDVIRLDNNQFVAADILLLTTSEPNGLCFIETAELDGETNLKAKQCLTETIELGDHHDALWNFNGEIFCERPNNLLNKFDGTLIWRNQRFALDNEKILLRGCVLRNTQWCYGVVVFAGVDTKLMQNSGKTQFKSTGVDRLLNFIIIGIVLFLVSICALFAVGCAIWEGLIGQHFQVYLPWEHIIPKDYIPSGATVIGLLVFFSYAIVLNTVVPISLYVSVEVIRFIQSFLINWDEEMYYARTNTYAKARTTTLNEELGQIQYIFSDKTGTLTQNIMTFNKCSINGRTYGDVIDLRTGEPVEVTEQQTIFHNSPRNPEEVPTGTATSTKQPPLILVHKAEVHAKKSSVMVTAEGETQLASSPSSDRAEMEHSAPLPAPQDPQRNRGRKQVRYSAPSRSQEEEPGGTIPGRLPTPRGLSPSGYDSQRSSSRSSGGGLGVCFKRSGPGLMQRQLSSTNSSDKVKILHDNEQTEPHMHHHNQHHQQPQHNGRLVKLKFKKSPSTTSLSVPICLNHSATEELTMQAPPTAQHQSTTHQNHHNESFATNWSSSRQRVHALQCVDFSANPHHESDFRWYDRTLLDAVRSDEEHSHVFFRLLALCHTVMAETVEGKLEYQAQSPDEAALVAAARNFGFVFRSRTPNSITIEVMGRMEEYELLNILDFNNVRKRMSVILRRGNTVVLYCKGADNVIYDRLHGGQEDLKARTQDHLNKFAGEGLRTLVLAERRLTEQYYKNWRIRQQEAALAMDSREERLNEIYEEIESDMQLVGVTAIEDKLQDGVPKAIANLQSAGIKIWVLTGDKQETAINIGYSCQLLTDELADVFIVDGNSVEEVEKQLRQFKESIKIYNRFRPGGTEALYNSDSNMDPLSVTMTQTSVFMHESSSPPTPPPPPAISVVTFSAECNDLFGDEKRSLDDGAASIVIDETTGFALVVNGHSLVHCLSPELEIKFLDIASQCKAVICCRVTPLQKALVVELIKRAKNAVTLAIGDGANDVSMIKAAHIGVGISGQEGLQAVLSSDYAIAQFRYLERLLLVHGRWSYYRMCKFLRYFFYKNFAFTLCHCWYSLFCGFSAQTVFDPMFISVYNLFYTSLPVLSLGIFEQDVSDKNSLEYPRLYTPGLRSELFNIREFIYSVLHGAFTSLVLFLIPYAVYKDGVSQNGYVLSDHMTLGAVVATILIVDNTAQISLYTSYWTIVNHITIWGSLVWYFVLDYFYNYVIGGPYVGSLTQAIKDLTFWMTMLITVMVLVAPVLAYKYYLLDVHPSLSDKIRQKSLKKIHSRASSDVRRTASSRRGRRSVRSGYAFAHQEGFGRLITSGKIMHKMPQDFAFPLGLGTKKTQALHNNLASADHTKASNSSGHHMGNNNNTNQRHNQNQNHSSMADISAEGRAADAGGSGASEDISPRAPCQDLDTINL from the exons ATGGGCACAAAAACTCAACCGCAACAGGCCAAAG AGAATGAACGCAGAATCCGCGCCAATGACAAAGAGTTTAATCTTCAGTACAAATATCAT AACAACTACATCAAGACCTCCAAGTATTCGGTGTTCACCTTCCTGCCCTTCAATCTTTTGGAGCAGTTCCAGCGTTTGGCCAACTTTTATTTCCTCTGTCTGCTGGTCCTCCAATTGATTCCTGCAATCTCCTCACTCACGCCCGTCACAACAGCTATACCTCTGATTGGAGTACTCACTCTGACAGCTGTCAAAGATGCCTATGATGATATT CAACGACATCTATCCGACTCGCAGGTGAACAATCGCAAGTCGAAGACCCTGAGGAATGGCAAACTGGTGGATGCCAAGTGGTCGGAGGTCCAGGTGGGCGATGTCATCCGCCTGGACAACAATCAGTTTGTGGCCGCCGATATCCTGCTGCTGACCACATCGGAGCCCAACGGTTTGTGCTTCATTGAGACGGCGGAACTGGATGGGGAGACCAATCTGAAGGCCAAACAATGCCTGACGGAAACCATCGAGCTGGGGGATCATCATGATGCGCTGTGGAACTTTAATGGCGAGATCTTCTGCGAGAGACCCAACAATCTCCTGAACAAGTTCGATGGCACTTTGATCTGGCGCAATCAGCGATTCGCACTGGACAATGAGAAGATTCTGCTGAGAGGTTGTGTGCTGCGGAACACCCAATGGTGCTATGGCGTTGTGGTCTTTGCCGGAGTGGACACCAAACTCATGCAGAACTCTGGAAAGACGCAGTTTAAGAGTACAGGCGTGGATCGCCTGCTTAACTTTATCATCATAGGG ATTGTTCTCTTTCTGGTGTCGATCTGTGCCTTATTTGCCGTTGGCTGCGCCATCTGGGAGGGTCTGATAGGACAGCATTTCCAGGTGTATTTGCCCTGGGAGCATATCATACCCAAAGACTATATCCCCTCGGGGGCCACAGTCATTGGATTGCTTGTTTTCTTCTCGTATGCCATAGTCTTAAACACTGTTGTGCCAATCTCGCTCTACGTTTCAGTAGAG GTAATACGCTTTATACAGTCGTTTCTCATCAACTGGGATGAGGAAATGTATTATGCACGCACCAATACTTATGCCAAAGCCCGCACCACCACGCTCAACGAGGAGCTGGGCCAGATACAGTACATATTCTCGGACAAGACGGGCACTCTCACCCAGAACATCATGACATTCAACAAGTGCAGCATCAATGGGCGCACCTATGGCGATGTGATTGACTTGCGAACGGGAGAACCCGTCGAAGTCACTGAG CAGCAAACAATTTTCCACAATAGCCCCAGAAATCCCGAAGAGGTTCCCACAGGAACAGCTACATCAACAAAGCAGCCACCGCTCATCCTGGTGCACAAAGCCGAGGTCCATGCGAAGAAGAGCTCTGTGATGGTCACCGCCGAGGGTGAGACACAATTGGCCAGCAGTCCATCATCTGACAGAGCGGAAATGGAGCACTCGGCTCCGCTGCCGGCACCGCAAGACCCCCAACGGAATCGGGGACGCAAACAAGTGCGCTATTCGGCGCCCAGCAGGAGCCAGGAGGAGGAGCCTGGGGGGACAATCCCTGGAAGATTGCCGACCCCTAGAGGATTGTCACCCTCTGGTTATGACAGTCAAAGGAGCAGCAGTAGGAGCAGCGGAGGAGGATTGGGTGTCTGCTTTAAGCGTAGTGGACCGGGGCTTATGCAACGTCAACTGTCCAGCACAAACAGCAGTGACAAAGTAAAGATCTTGCATGACAACGAACAAACAGAACCACACATGCACCACCACAACCAGCACCACCAACAACCACAACACAATGGCCGGTTGGTCAAGCTCAAGTTCAAGAAATCCCCATCAACAACATCGCTGAGTGTTCCCATCTGTCTCAACCACAGCGCTACAGAAGAGCTGACGATGCAGGCACCGCCAACCGCACAGCACCAAAGCACCACCCACCAAAATCACCACAATGAATCATTTGCCACCAATTGGAGTTCGTCGCGTCAGAGAGTGCAC GCACTGCAATGCGTCGACTTCTCAGCCAATCCTCATCACGAGAGCGACTTTCGCTGGTACGATCGCACGCTGCTGGATGCAGTTCGCTCGGATGAGGAGCACTCCCACGTATTTTTTCGTCTGTTGGCCCTCTGCCATACAGTCATGGCGGAGACTGTAGAGGGGAAGCTGGAGTACCAGGCCCAGAGTCCCGATGAGGCGGCTCTCGTGGCGGCTGCCCGCAATTTTGGTTTTGTATTTCGCTCACGAACACCAAACAGTATTACCATCGAGGTGATGGGTCGAATGGAG GAATACGAGCTCCTCAACATTCTAGATTTCAACAATGTCCGCAAGCGTATGTCTGTGATCCTTCGACGAGGCAACACCGTGGTGCTATACTGCAAAGGAGCGGACAATGTGATATACGATCGATTGCATGGCGGCCAAGAGGATCTAAAAGCCCGCACACAAGATCACCTGAAT AAATTTGCTGGCGAGGGTCTACGCACTCTGGTCCTGGCCGAGCGGCGTCTCACTGAACAATACTACAAGAACTGGCGGATTCGGCAGCAGGAGGCCGCCTTGGCTATGGATTCGCGTGAAGAGAGGTTGAATGAGATATACGAAGAGATCGAGAGCGATATGCAGCTGGTGGGCGTGACGGCCATTGAGGACAAACTGCAGGACGGGGTGCCCAAGGCTATTGCAAATTTACAAAGTGCAGGGATAAAGATATGGGTTCTAACAGGAGACAAGCAGG AAACGGCCATCAATATTGGGTACTCCTGCCAGCTGCTGACGGATGAGCTGGCGGATGTCTTCATAGTGGATGGAAATTCCGTGGAAGAGGTGGAAAAGCAATTGAGACAGTTTAAAGAATCTATCAAGATATACAATCGATTTCGACCAGGAG GAACCGAAGCCCTTTACAATAGCGACAGCAACATGGATCCGCTGAGCGTGACCATGACACAGACCTCGGTCTTTATGCACGAATCGAGCAGTCCGCCCACGCCGCCGCCTCCGCCCGCCATATCGGTGGTTACCTTTAG CGCCGAGTGCAACGATTTGTTTGGGGATGAGAAGAGGAGCTTAGATGATGGTGCTGCCTCCATAGTGATAGATGAGACCACTGGCTTTGCTTTGGTCGTTAATGGACACTCACTGGTTCATTGTCTGTCGCCGGAATTGGAGATCAA ATTCCTGGACATTGCCTCACAGTGCAAAGCGGTTATCTGTTGCCGGGTTACTCCGCTGCAGAAGGCTCTGGTCGTGGAACTTATTAAGCGTGCCAAAAATGCCGTCACCCTGGCCATAGGCGATGGTGCCAATGATGTATCGATGATAAAGG CTGCTCATATAGGTGTGGGCATATCGGGTCAGGAGGGTCTTCAGGCTGTTTTATCCAGCGACTATGCCATTGCCCAGTTCCGGTATCTGGAGAGGCTCTTGCTAGTTCATGGTCGTTGGTCCTACTATCGGATGTGCAAGTTTCTGCGCTACTTTTTTTACAAGAACTTTGCATTTACTCTGTGCCATTGCTGGTATTCGCTATTCTGCGGCTTCAGTGCTCAG ACCGTTTTCGATCCCATGTTCATATCGGTGTATAATCTGTTCTACACTTCGCTGCCGGTTTTATCTTTGGGGATCTTCGAGCAGGACGTATCGGATAAGAATAGCCTGGAATATCCGCGTCTCTATACGCCGGGTCTTAGGAGTGAACTCTTTAATATACGTGAATTTATATACAGCGTGCTGCATGGCGCCTTTACCTCTCTTGTCCTGTTTCTGATACCCTATGCCGTCTATAAGGATGGTGTCTCCCAAAATGGTTATGTATTGAGCGATCACATGACCCTGGGAGCCGTTGTGGCCACCATACTCATTGTGGATAATACAGCACAG ATCTCTCTATACACTTCTTATTGGACCATTGTGAATCACATAACAATTTGGGGCAGCTTGGTCTGGTATTTTGTGCTGGATTACTTCTATAATTATGTCATTGGCGGGCCTTATGTGGGCTCGTTGACTCAGGCTATAAAGGATCTTACTTTTTGGATGACAATGTTGATAACGGTAATGGTACTGGTGGCTCCTGTGTTGGCGTACAAGTATTATCTTCTCGATGTCCATCCAAGTTTGTCGGATAAG ATCCGCCAAAAATCCTTAAAGAAGATCCATTCGAGAGCCTCCAGCGATGTGCGACGTACTGCATCCTCACGTCGTGGACGTCGCTCTGTACGCTCTGGTTATGCCTTTGCTCATCAG GAGGGTTTTGGACGTCTCATCACCTCGGGCAAGATCATGCACAAGATGCCGCAGGACTTTGCCTTTCCTCTGGGCTTGGGCACGAAGAAGACTCAGGCCCTGCACAACAATCTGGCCTCTGCAGATCACACCAAGGCCAGCAATTCTTCGGGTCACCACAtgggcaacaacaacaataccAATCAGCGGCACAATCAGAACCAGAATCACTCATCGATGGCGGATATAAGTGCCGAAGGACGTGCGGCAGATGCAGGTGGCAGTGGTGCCAGTGAGGATATAAGTCCTCGGGCGCCCTGCCAAGATCTGGATACAATTAATCTGTAA
- the LOC108156038 gene encoding phospholipid-transporting ATPase ID isoform X4, with product MIGGGKRCSEAARRLRQRPDTLELAVLDGQRAEKQEDDQTPSGAIGEPAVTATTSSSTKKTCWFQFARSSRNRRKRLHCEEDEEETENGRKACLAQPEGMNIGSSTQTIATPLMIGDSFYSLATEAPNPAGDPKPDDQEQYKQRDPSVVSESKSTRGLRRLSQLRRRRSSYYFSENERRIRANDKEFNLQYKYHNNYIKTSKYSVFTFLPFNLLEQFQRLANFYFLCLLVLQLIPAISSLTPVTTAIPLIGVLTLTAVKDAYDDIQRHLSDSQVNNRKSKTLRNGKLVDAKWSEVQVGDVIRLDNNQFVAADILLLTTSEPNGLCFIETAELDGETNLKAKQCLTETIELGDHHDALWNFNGEIFCERPNNLLNKFDGTLIWRNQRFALDNEKILLRGCVLRNTQWCYGVVVFAGVDTKLMQNSGKTQFKSTGVDRLLNFIIIGIVLFLVSICALFAVGCAIWEGLIGQHFQVYLPWEHIIPKDYIPSGATVIGLLVFFSYAIVLNTVVPISLYVSVEVIRFIQSFLINWDEEMYYARTNTYAKARTTTLNEELGQIQYIFSDKTGTLTQNIMTFNKCSINGRTYGDVIDLRTGEPVEVTEQQTIFHNSPRNPEEVPTGTATSTKQPPLILVHKAEVHAKKSSVMVTAEGETQLASSPSSDRAEMEHSAPLPAPQDPQRNRGRKQVRYSAPSRSQEEEPGGTIPGRLPTPRGLSPSGYDSQRSSSRSSGGGLGVCFKRSGPGLMQRQLSSTNSSDKALQCVDFSANPHHESDFRWYDRTLLDAVRSDEEHSHVFFRLLALCHTVMAETVEGKLEYQAQSPDEAALVAAARNFGFVFRSRTPNSITIEVMGRMEEYELLNILDFNNVRKRMSVILRRGNTVVLYCKGADNVIYDRLHGGQEDLKARTQDHLNKFAGEGLRTLVLAERRLTEQYYKNWRIRQQEAALAMDSREERLNEIYEEIESDMQLVGVTAIEDKLQDGVPKAIANLQSAGIKIWVLTGDKQETAINIGYSCQLLTDELADVFIVDGNSVEEVEKQLRQFKESIKIYNRFRPGGTEALYNSDSNMDPLSVTMTQTSVFMHESSSPPTPPPPPAISVVTFRWDDKNKDKKGGPDSAECNDLFGDEKRSLDDGAASIVIDETTGFALVVNGHSLVHCLSPELEIKFLDIASQCKAVICCRVTPLQKALVVELIKRAKNAVTLAIGDGANDVSMIKAAHIGVGISGQEGLQAVLSSDYAIAQFRYLERLLLVHGRWSYYRMCKFLRYFFYKNFAFTLCHCWYSLFCGFSAQTVFDPMFISVYNLFYTSLPVLSLGIFEQDVSDKNSLEYPRLYTPGLRSELFNIREFIYSVLHGAFTSLVLFLIPYAVYKDGVSQNGYVLSDHMTLGAVVATILIVDNTAQISLYTSYWTIVNHITIWGSLVWYFVLDYFYNYVIGGPYVGSLTQAIKDLTFWMTMLITVMVLVAPVLAYKYYLLDVHPSLSDKIRQKSLKKIHSRASSDVRRTASSRRGRRSVRSGYAFAHQEGFGRLITSGKIMHKMPQDFAFPLGLGTKKTQALHNNLASADHTKASNSSGHHMGNNNNTNQRHNQNQNHSSMADISAEGRAADAGGSGASEDISPRAPCQDLDTINL from the exons ATGATTGGTGGTGGCAAGAGGTGCAGCGAGGCAGCCCGACGCCTGCGCCAGCGTCCGGATACATTGGAGCTGGCGGTGCTAGATGGACAGCGGGCTGAAAAGCAGGAGGATGATCAGACCCCATCCGGAGCAATCGGAGAACCAGCAGTAACAGCAACCACTTCATCATCTACCAAGAAAACCTGTTGGTTCCAGTTTGCAAGGAGCTCCCGGAATCGAAGGAAGCGCCTGCATTGCGAGGAGGATGAAGAGGAAACGGAAAATGGGCGGAAGGCTTGTCTCGCTCAACCGGAGGGCATGAATATAGGCAGCTCCACGCAGACCATAGCCACACCACTGATGATAGGGGATAGCTTCTACAGTCTGGCCACAGAAGCCCCAAATCCTGCAGGAGATCCAAAACCCGATGACCAAGAGCAGTACAAGCAAAGGGATCCTTCGGTCGTCTCTGAATCGAAATCAACGCGTGGTCTGCGGCGTCTCTCCCAGCTACGAAGACGTCGCAGTTCCTACTACTTTTCGG AGAATGAACGCAGAATCCGCGCCAATGACAAAGAGTTTAATCTTCAGTACAAATATCAT AACAACTACATCAAGACCTCCAAGTATTCGGTGTTCACCTTCCTGCCCTTCAATCTTTTGGAGCAGTTCCAGCGTTTGGCCAACTTTTATTTCCTCTGTCTGCTGGTCCTCCAATTGATTCCTGCAATCTCCTCACTCACGCCCGTCACAACAGCTATACCTCTGATTGGAGTACTCACTCTGACAGCTGTCAAAGATGCCTATGATGATATT CAACGACATCTATCCGACTCGCAGGTGAACAATCGCAAGTCGAAGACCCTGAGGAATGGCAAACTGGTGGATGCCAAGTGGTCGGAGGTCCAGGTGGGCGATGTCATCCGCCTGGACAACAATCAGTTTGTGGCCGCCGATATCCTGCTGCTGACCACATCGGAGCCCAACGGTTTGTGCTTCATTGAGACGGCGGAACTGGATGGGGAGACCAATCTGAAGGCCAAACAATGCCTGACGGAAACCATCGAGCTGGGGGATCATCATGATGCGCTGTGGAACTTTAATGGCGAGATCTTCTGCGAGAGACCCAACAATCTCCTGAACAAGTTCGATGGCACTTTGATCTGGCGCAATCAGCGATTCGCACTGGACAATGAGAAGATTCTGCTGAGAGGTTGTGTGCTGCGGAACACCCAATGGTGCTATGGCGTTGTGGTCTTTGCCGGAGTGGACACCAAACTCATGCAGAACTCTGGAAAGACGCAGTTTAAGAGTACAGGCGTGGATCGCCTGCTTAACTTTATCATCATAGGG ATTGTTCTCTTTCTGGTGTCGATCTGTGCCTTATTTGCCGTTGGCTGCGCCATCTGGGAGGGTCTGATAGGACAGCATTTCCAGGTGTATTTGCCCTGGGAGCATATCATACCCAAAGACTATATCCCCTCGGGGGCCACAGTCATTGGATTGCTTGTTTTCTTCTCGTATGCCATAGTCTTAAACACTGTTGTGCCAATCTCGCTCTACGTTTCAGTAGAG GTAATACGCTTTATACAGTCGTTTCTCATCAACTGGGATGAGGAAATGTATTATGCACGCACCAATACTTATGCCAAAGCCCGCACCACCACGCTCAACGAGGAGCTGGGCCAGATACAGTACATATTCTCGGACAAGACGGGCACTCTCACCCAGAACATCATGACATTCAACAAGTGCAGCATCAATGGGCGCACCTATGGCGATGTGATTGACTTGCGAACGGGAGAACCCGTCGAAGTCACTGAG CAGCAAACAATTTTCCACAATAGCCCCAGAAATCCCGAAGAGGTTCCCACAGGAACAGCTACATCAACAAAGCAGCCACCGCTCATCCTGGTGCACAAAGCCGAGGTCCATGCGAAGAAGAGCTCTGTGATGGTCACCGCCGAGGGTGAGACACAATTGGCCAGCAGTCCATCATCTGACAGAGCGGAAATGGAGCACTCGGCTCCGCTGCCGGCACCGCAAGACCCCCAACGGAATCGGGGACGCAAACAAGTGCGCTATTCGGCGCCCAGCAGGAGCCAGGAGGAGGAGCCTGGGGGGACAATCCCTGGAAGATTGCCGACCCCTAGAGGATTGTCACCCTCTGGTTATGACAGTCAAAGGAGCAGCAGTAGGAGCAGCGGAGGAGGATTGGGTGTCTGCTTTAAGCGTAGTGGACCGGGGCTTATGCAACGTCAACTGTCCAGCACAAACAGCAGTGACAAA GCACTGCAATGCGTCGACTTCTCAGCCAATCCTCATCACGAGAGCGACTTTCGCTGGTACGATCGCACGCTGCTGGATGCAGTTCGCTCGGATGAGGAGCACTCCCACGTATTTTTTCGTCTGTTGGCCCTCTGCCATACAGTCATGGCGGAGACTGTAGAGGGGAAGCTGGAGTACCAGGCCCAGAGTCCCGATGAGGCGGCTCTCGTGGCGGCTGCCCGCAATTTTGGTTTTGTATTTCGCTCACGAACACCAAACAGTATTACCATCGAGGTGATGGGTCGAATGGAG GAATACGAGCTCCTCAACATTCTAGATTTCAACAATGTCCGCAAGCGTATGTCTGTGATCCTTCGACGAGGCAACACCGTGGTGCTATACTGCAAAGGAGCGGACAATGTGATATACGATCGATTGCATGGCGGCCAAGAGGATCTAAAAGCCCGCACACAAGATCACCTGAAT AAATTTGCTGGCGAGGGTCTACGCACTCTGGTCCTGGCCGAGCGGCGTCTCACTGAACAATACTACAAGAACTGGCGGATTCGGCAGCAGGAGGCCGCCTTGGCTATGGATTCGCGTGAAGAGAGGTTGAATGAGATATACGAAGAGATCGAGAGCGATATGCAGCTGGTGGGCGTGACGGCCATTGAGGACAAACTGCAGGACGGGGTGCCCAAGGCTATTGCAAATTTACAAAGTGCAGGGATAAAGATATGGGTTCTAACAGGAGACAAGCAGG AAACGGCCATCAATATTGGGTACTCCTGCCAGCTGCTGACGGATGAGCTGGCGGATGTCTTCATAGTGGATGGAAATTCCGTGGAAGAGGTGGAAAAGCAATTGAGACAGTTTAAAGAATCTATCAAGATATACAATCGATTTCGACCAGGAG GAACCGAAGCCCTTTACAATAGCGACAGCAACATGGATCCGCTGAGCGTGACCATGACACAGACCTCGGTCTTTATGCACGAATCGAGCAGTCCGCCCACGCCGCCGCCTCCGCCCGCCATATCGGTGGTTACCTTTAGGTGGGATGACAAAAATAAGGATAAGAAGGGCGGACCGGACAG CGCCGAGTGCAACGATTTGTTTGGGGATGAGAAGAGGAGCTTAGATGATGGTGCTGCCTCCATAGTGATAGATGAGACCACTGGCTTTGCTTTGGTCGTTAATGGACACTCACTGGTTCATTGTCTGTCGCCGGAATTGGAGATCAA ATTCCTGGACATTGCCTCACAGTGCAAAGCGGTTATCTGTTGCCGGGTTACTCCGCTGCAGAAGGCTCTGGTCGTGGAACTTATTAAGCGTGCCAAAAATGCCGTCACCCTGGCCATAGGCGATGGTGCCAATGATGTATCGATGATAAAGG CTGCTCATATAGGTGTGGGCATATCGGGTCAGGAGGGTCTTCAGGCTGTTTTATCCAGCGACTATGCCATTGCCCAGTTCCGGTATCTGGAGAGGCTCTTGCTAGTTCATGGTCGTTGGTCCTACTATCGGATGTGCAAGTTTCTGCGCTACTTTTTTTACAAGAACTTTGCATTTACTCTGTGCCATTGCTGGTATTCGCTATTCTGCGGCTTCAGTGCTCAG ACCGTTTTCGATCCCATGTTCATATCGGTGTATAATCTGTTCTACACTTCGCTGCCGGTTTTATCTTTGGGGATCTTCGAGCAGGACGTATCGGATAAGAATAGCCTGGAATATCCGCGTCTCTATACGCCGGGTCTTAGGAGTGAACTCTTTAATATACGTGAATTTATATACAGCGTGCTGCATGGCGCCTTTACCTCTCTTGTCCTGTTTCTGATACCCTATGCCGTCTATAAGGATGGTGTCTCCCAAAATGGTTATGTATTGAGCGATCACATGACCCTGGGAGCCGTTGTGGCCACCATACTCATTGTGGATAATACAGCACAG ATCTCTCTATACACTTCTTATTGGACCATTGTGAATCACATAACAATTTGGGGCAGCTTGGTCTGGTATTTTGTGCTGGATTACTTCTATAATTATGTCATTGGCGGGCCTTATGTGGGCTCGTTGACTCAGGCTATAAAGGATCTTACTTTTTGGATGACAATGTTGATAACGGTAATGGTACTGGTGGCTCCTGTGTTGGCGTACAAGTATTATCTTCTCGATGTCCATCCAAGTTTGTCGGATAAG ATCCGCCAAAAATCCTTAAAGAAGATCCATTCGAGAGCCTCCAGCGATGTGCGACGTACTGCATCCTCACGTCGTGGACGTCGCTCTGTACGCTCTGGTTATGCCTTTGCTCATCAG GAGGGTTTTGGACGTCTCATCACCTCGGGCAAGATCATGCACAAGATGCCGCAGGACTTTGCCTTTCCTCTGGGCTTGGGCACGAAGAAGACTCAGGCCCTGCACAACAATCTGGCCTCTGCAGATCACACCAAGGCCAGCAATTCTTCGGGTCACCACAtgggcaacaacaacaataccAATCAGCGGCACAATCAGAACCAGAATCACTCATCGATGGCGGATATAAGTGCCGAAGGACGTGCGGCAGATGCAGGTGGCAGTGGTGCCAGTGAGGATATAAGTCCTCGGGCGCCCTGCCAAGATCTGGATACAATTAATCTGTAA